In a single window of the Pocillopora verrucosa isolate sample1 chromosome 4, ASM3666991v2, whole genome shotgun sequence genome:
- the LOC131794745 gene encoding uncharacterized protein isoform X1, whose translation MSACVSSCLSESSGSKLSVILEKRPKLIEQLALCLDREMRFIPNWRQLATNLDVDVNVIKRLGQYSDYSPTIRLFEFLEVTQPDLTIKQLKDALLEIRRNDLFSLLSTKAGCIDSEKVKDIITSRNIQAPSPTAGLLDEIALALDFTSLVLSSWSNLAIKLGVPRKTCWEFERRSTDDPTHNLLDYLVTTCPEMKLKTLKDALDSIKRKDVLKILQEQNQGDEVFLKDVMAQKPELVETMAENLNREEVPGVKNWIHLASKLNVPDDVRQEFGATEHKRKSPTKEVIQWVAVNLPEKTLSDVANALDRIQRNDAIQIISKQFPDTVESTLERFGCSPQDSFRMPDPTGQNLSTSYKLKEVSLPKEVAADVREHSGHCGTLPDQIDLVGRNETCERIITALSSNKVVEIVAPPGYGKTSMVIEVAHRLISEGKFIAYVNPRGVTCVEDLASDIIEALGFVPSEYTITEATRRIRALKAKSAVLLIENIDNLLHLETQVRKDKYLQGLNSKNYCTKMRGKFTKDEFLSFLKDIGKCPTIHLVLTSREFYDFSVSFPIELIDLKPLKENDSATLFKKCDDSLDEGLINDLVRFCGGIPLIICTVRSILRRENPERFTQRLTTCSPQTLRKLLSPDFLASEERIYKCLQICFNRFSDENQKIFVMFSTFPNGFTEEQFDACFKSSVEGDLQMSLSCLKQSSLLNFDRNNCLYSLHPFIRKFFSSMPEHKDAKSVFLRHYSDLIVSLCKRFLSADKKSAINRYRCEKDNVREAMAWCGNDHPELEQTVREHCVTAFNEAAVFLAKMMRKQEFVSLFCKFAYRCQHDRHLLSACLTNIGVKIVLSCTCKPYICPRALYQAKRFLARAKQIHSELTDVNEATRAHCLSKLGFCCVREGRIDEGYDYLNEAIELRTKREKKSDETQDKVMLGACINDIAASLMVRRKHMCAIQTRLCYVLPLYEQNLGEHPFTATTLDWIGNSYHALGDYENAVKYIGKSVEMRKQLLGHHQETARSLHGLGVAFSEKEDYLSALRYLKEAIDLQEEVSDTHHQLIHTHQDMSIALRGLGRNSEAEEEMTRAVECAKKLEKEEKEEEKDWMDFSCTELRF comes from the exons ATGTCAGCTTGTGTCAGTTCATGCTTGAGTGAGTCCTCAG GGAGTAAATTGTCTGTCATCCTTGAAAAGAGACCAAAGCTCATTGAGCAATTGGCCTTATGCTTGGACAGAGAAATGAGATTTATACCCAATTGGAGACAGTTAGCAACGAATCTTGATGTCGACGTAAATGTCATTAAAAGACTTGGGCAGTACAGTGACTACAGTCCTACCATCCGATTGTTTGAATTCCTCGAGGTCACACAACCGGATTTAACGATTAAACAACTAAAAGACGCGCTACTGGAGATCAGGAGGAACGACTTGTTTAGTTTGCTGTCCACGAAAG CCGGGTGCATTGACTCTGAAAAAGTAAAAGACATAATCACGTCACGAAATATTCAAGCTCCTTCACCAACAGCTGGGCTTTTAGATGAAATTGCATTGGCCCTAGACTTCACCTCTCTGGTATTGTCAAGCTGGTCCAACTTGGCAATAAAACTGGGAGTGCCAAGAAAAACTTGTTGGGAGTTTGAACGACGTTCAACAGATGATCCAACCCACAATCTATTGGATTATTTAGTTACTACTTGTCcagaaatgaaactaaaaactCTGAAGGATGCCCTGGATTCCATCAAAAGGAAGGATGTACTAAAAATTCTACAAGAACAGAATCAAGGAG aTGAAGTATTTCTGAAGGACGTAATGGCACAAAAACCGGAACTTGTAGAAACAATGGCAGAAAACCTTAACCGCGAAGAAGTACCAGGCGTCAAAAACTGGATCCATCTCGCCAGCAAACTGAACGTGCCCGATGATGTGCGTCAGGAATTTGGTGCGACCGAACATAAGCGGAAAAGTCCCACCAAGGAAGTTATTCAATGGGTGGCCGTGAACTTACCGGAGAAAACATTAAGTGACGTCGCAAATGCGTTGGACAGGATCCAGCGTAACGATGCTATTCAGATTATATCAAAGCAATTTCCAGACACAGTTG AATCAACTTTGGAGCGATTTGGTTGTTCACCACAAGACAGTTTCAGAATGCCTGATCCCACAGGTCAGAATTTATCCACCAGCTACAAATTGAAGGAGGTTTCTCTTCCAAAGGAAG TAGCTGCAGACGTAAGGGAACATTCAGGTCACTGTGGAACATTGCCTGATCAAATAGATTTAGTGGGCCGTAACGAAACCTGCGAAAGGATCATAACTGCCTTGTCTTCAAACAAGGTGGTTGAAATTGTGGCGCCACCTGGATATGGGAAAACCTCTATGGTAATAGAAGTCGCCCATCGGTTGATCAGCGAGGGAAAGTTCATCGCTTATGTTAATCCAAGAGGTGTCACTTGCGTAGAAGACTTGGCAAGCGATATCATCGAAGCTTTAGGTTTTGTTCCCAGCGAATATACTATCACTGAGGCAACTCGTCGCATACGTGCCTTAAAAGCAAAGTCAGCGGTGCTTCTTATCGAAAACATTGACAACTTACTTCACCTCGAGACTCAAGTTCGCAAGGATAAATACCTGCAAGGGCTGAACTCCAAAAACTATTGCACCAAAATGCGCGGAAAATTTACAAAGGatgaatttttgtcatttctaaaAGACATAGGAAAATGCCCAACCATTCATCTTGTTCTAACATCTAGAGAATTCTATGATTTCAGTGTGTCTTTCCCTATTGAGCTGATTGATTTAAAGCCTCTGAAGGAAAATGATTCAGCtactttgtttaaaaagtgtGACGACAGTCTGGACGAAGGCTTGATAAATGACCTGGTCAGATTTTGTGGCGGCATTCCTCTTATTATCTGTACTGTTCGCTCAATTCTTAGAAGAGAAAATCCAGAGAGGTTCACCCAAAGACTTACCACATGTTCACCTCAAACTCTTCGTAAACTACTGAGCCCTGACTTTCTAGCGAGTGAGGAACGCATCTACAAGTGTCTACAGATCTGTTTTAATCGCTTCAGTGACGAGAACCAGAAGATATTTGTAATGTTCTCAACATTTCCGAACGGATTTACGGAAGAACAATTTGACGCGTGCTTCAAGTCTTCAGTTGAAGGTGATCTGCAGATGTCTCTAAGTTGCTTGAAACAAAGCAGCCTCCTAAACTTTGACAGAAATAACTGTCTTTACTCTCTACATCCTtttataagaaaatttttttcatcaatgcCTGAACACAAAGATGCCAAATCAGTCTTCTTACGTCACTACAGTGACTTGATTGTTTCCCTTTGCAAAAGATTTTTGAGTGCGGATAAGAAGTCTGCAATTAATCGCTACAGATGTGAAAAGGACAACGTTCGAGAGGCTATGGCTTGGTGTGGAAATGATCATCCTGAGCTTGAACAAACCGTGAGGGAGCACTGCGTTACTGCTTTCAACGAAGCCGCAGTATTTCTCGCAAAGATGATGCGAAAACAAGAGTTTGTTTCCCTCTTTTGCAAGTTTGCGTATCGATGTCAACATGACAGGCATCTATTGAGTGCTTGCTTGACAAACATTGGCGTTAAAATAGTTTTAAGCTGCACATGCAAACCGTACATTTGCCCTAGAGCGTTATATCAAGCGAAGAGATTTTTGGCACGTGCTAAGCAAATCCACTCAGAGCTTACTGACGTGAATGAAGCTACGCGTGCCCACTGCTTGAGTAAGCTTGGATTCTGTTGTGTTCGAGAGGGACGCATTGACGAAGGATATGACTATCTTAACGAGGCCATAGAATTAAgaacaaagagagaaaaaaaatcagatgaGACCCAGGACAAAGTCATGTTAGGAGCGTGTATTAATGATATCGCAG CTTCTCTGATGGTGCGAAGGAAACACATGTGTGCTATCCAAACAAGACTCTGCTATGTGCTTCCTCTCTATGAACAGAACCTCGGGGAGCATCCTTTCACGGCAACAACACTCGACTGGATTGGCAACAGTTACCACGCCTTGGGTGACTACGAAAATGCTGTTAAATATATCGGTAAATCAGTTGAAATGAGAAAGCAACTGCTGGGGCACCATCAGGAAACTGCGAGGTCTCTTCATGGTTTGGGAGTGGCTTTCAGCGAGAAAGAAGATTACCTAAG CGCCCTTAGATATCTGAAAGAGGCAATTGATTTACAAGAAGAAGTATCAGACACACATCATCAACTGATTCACACTCACCAAGACATGTCAATTGCTCTGCGTGGTCTCGGAAGAAACAGCGAGGCAGAGGAAGAAATGACACGTGCTGTGGAGTGcgcaaaaaaattggaaaaggaagaaaaagaagaagaaaaagattgGATGGATTTCTCATGCACAGAACTAAGATTTTGA